One window of Polyangiaceae bacterium genomic DNA carries:
- a CDS encoding DUF962 domain-containing protein, producing the protein MSKRFESFEEFWPYYVREHKNKLTRRFHFVGTGMALGCAVGGLLTGRKSLLLLAPVMGYGPAWISHFFIEKNKPATFDYPKWSLLADFVMFAKMANGTMDAEVERILAEEAAAADEEPEIATNMATDGTLH; encoded by the coding sequence ATGAGCAAGCGGTTCGAAAGCTTCGAAGAGTTCTGGCCCTACTATGTGCGTGAGCACAAGAACAAGCTGACGCGACGCTTTCACTTCGTCGGCACGGGCATGGCCCTCGGCTGCGCCGTCGGTGGCTTGCTCACCGGCCGCAAGTCGCTGTTGCTGCTCGCACCGGTGATGGGCTACGGCCCCGCGTGGATCAGCCACTTCTTCATCGAGAAGAACAAGCCGGCGACCTTCGACTACCCGAAGTGGAGTCTGCTCGCTGACTTCGTGATGTTTGCGAAGATGGCGAACGGCACGATGGACGCCGAGGTTGAACGTATCCTCGCGGAAGAAGCAGCGGCGGCCGACGAGGAGCCGGAGATCGCCACCAATATGGCGACGGACGGCACCCTCCACTAG